In Mesoplodon densirostris isolate mMesDen1 chromosome 2, mMesDen1 primary haplotype, whole genome shotgun sequence, the DNA window AATTTGGTTTAGCCCAATTTTATGTAAAAGCCATTTATACCCACGGTAGAAATATGGTGAAAAGAATCTTCAGGAAAGATACTAAGATGGAGAACAATCTTCAAATAATCCTTGCCTTGGCAGCCAGTGGTATACAAGAATTCTTTGGGAACCTTAttgaatggggtggggggaggcatggAAAATtctgggggtggagagagggtCCAGCTTTTTTTGTGTCCTGAAACTTCAAAAGAATCTCTGTGTGGTGTAGCTGGGGTGGAACTCATACTTGAATGTGGCAGATCCTTAAACACCAAATACAGCTTCTGAATTTTGTTTGGAAGAGGTGTTGGTATTTGTGAACAGTGCTTAATATGAAGAGAAAACcagaattttatttctgtgcCCATTGCTATTATCTTGATCAGAATCTGTGCTGAACTTAGTTAAGTTTTAGAAAACAGTAATTATCAAAATATACTTGGAAAGGGGATAATGGGACTATAGTTCAGCTTCCAAGACCCCTGGAAAATGGGTGGGGCTATTTGCCATCTGGGAATTATCCTCTGTGGGGAAAAAACCTCAAGGAAAACATCTCTTCTTAGCAGCTGCCCCTGGATGGCAGGGTTATTTGTGACTGACCATGTTCATGTCTCCCCCTGGGTCCAAGTTCCCAAACAGCCCACAGTGCCCACCATCAGTGGGTCTCAGTCTTGGAAATGCCTGACTTCTCAGGgctcccagcctctccctcttCTCACATTCTCAGATTAATCTTTTCATGCCTGTTTGTTGTGCTGATCCCATCATTCTGGGAGGAAACACCGTCAGAGATGACACTGCCTCCTCTTAGCCACTCCCTCCTCTTAGCCACTCCCTTTTAATTTCTAAACTCCACCCAGAGAATAGCCTTTAAATCTTCTCCCTTCTcaggagaaaacaacaacaaccacaacaACTATGCTTTCCACTGTTTAGCTCATTCACAGTCTCCCTTTAGGAATGCCCAGCTTCATGCTGCCCAGCCCCGCCcttctcactgtgattttgaccTGACCTCCTTCAGAGAAGCCTTGACATAGGCTGGAAAACCAACCACATCCCCAAAAGCACTTCCCTTGCTGCCTGAATAAGCTCATGATCTCCCATGTTTCTGACATGACACCTGACACTTGATACAGGGATGGATTTATTGTGTTTCCTTTGGGAACAACACCACTGTCTTCATGAAGCTGTTTTTATTCTGAGACATTCTGATAATTGTGATATGGCCAAGGATCCCCCAACACTGatgctttaaatttttgtttttcctatccAATATCACAAATCGATAACCCCTTCCCTGTCTCATACCCGCAGGTATAACTATTGGTATTGGTAAAACCCAATCAATATTTGTGGAGTGAATCAAGGAACGTGCCTTTGACTCCAATACCCCTCCTTcgttctttctctttcctgaatGAATATCTGATTCAATCCATTCCTCTTGAGATAGACAAAGATCCGATCAGGATTAACCTGACGGACAGTCTGGAATCTAATCAGGTATGCTTTCTGATTGGAAGTTAGTAGTTGGAAAGAAGGAAGTTGTGATTAGAAAGATCTATAAAGTCTTCATGTACCAAAGAAGAGATGCAGAATCCAGTCACCTCCTGGATTTTCCGAGGAGTCGGAGGTCCTAGCACCACCCCGCCGATATCATCAGAGCTGGTCAGTTACATACCTCAGCTAAGGACACCCTCATCTTACCCATGATCTCTGTGTCTTGAATGGTGGCATGCAGCTTGATATGGAaggtttcttatttcttttcagatAAATGGATTTAAGATTTTCGTTTTACCTCTAAGTGTAATTTTGCCTTAATCCCAAATACTTTGATTTGTGCTTtggtttatattatttttaaatgtcttaaccaaacagatgttcttttttttttttttttttttttttttgtggtacgcgggcctctcagtgttgtggcctcttctgttgcagagcacaggctccggacgcgcaggctcagcggccatggctcacggggccagccgctccgccgcatgtgggatcttcccggaccggggcacaaacccgtgtcccctgcatcggcaggcggactctcaaccactgtgccaccagggaagccccagatattctttttaatgaaaagtatctctttggaattttatttcttgacatttaaaatgtttactttgtgCAAATAGCATTCATTTTAGGGGTATTTCCTTCATCTTTCTCAGCCAAGTTAACTGTGGGAATTGAGGATGGAGGCTGTGCTGGGCCACATGATGCTCCTATTCCCATAGTTTTAGGGCCCTAAGTGATGGTCTGAAAGTTTTCCCCCAAGAAAGATAAGGGACATTGTTAAGGCTCATGGTACACACTTACCACTGGGACATGAATTAAGCAAAGCAGTGGGTGGAAATGGATGGACTAGTGGTTGCCTTTCCTTTTCCTCGGTACTTGTGAGATACTTGTTCTGCTGCTAGTAGGGAAAGAGTTATGGCTTTGTGCCCACTGAACCTAGAGTGGAATTGGGGAAAATTGAGGCTCTTCTATCACTGCGCTAAGTTCCTCTGAAGGGTGGGGAGACAATGGAGGCTTGTTCATGCTTGGCATGAAAAGGATGTCTTGTTCTCTGACGGCTTCCACAGGTTTCCTTTTGGAAAAGATCAGAATGAGTATCTGGAATCCACCCAGACTCCTGGACCTAGTGGGAATGAGCCTGCTGAGGGATGAGGCCTTGGCCTTTGCTGCTCTGGAGAATCTACCAACAGAGTTCTTCCCACCACTGTTCATGGAGGCCGTCCATGGGAGACACAGTGAGACCCTGAAGGCCATGGTGCAAGCCTGGCCCTTTGTCCGACTACCTCTGGGAGGCCTGATGGAGATGCCTCATGTGGGGACCTTACAAGCAGTGTTGGATGGGCTTGATATCCTGCTTGGCCAGAAGGATTGCCCCAGGTGAGTCTGCCAGGTAGGCTGGTAGGGTCCTAGACATTGTTGAAGAGACAGCTGGTGTCATAAGAGTAGATAGCCAAGGGATGGACAAGAGACTTCTGATGATACCAAGGAAGAAGCTCAGAGGCCTTGGACATTGCTGAGCTCACTTCGGGAAATGCCTTCTGGAAGTATAGGAGTACCTAAGATGCAGGGGAGCCTGAAAGAACGTGCCTCCACAGCCTCCTAGTGATGATTAAAGGTACTAGAAGTAGAAAACCAGAAAGAATGGAAGGGGCAAAGGAGATGGAGGAAAGAAAggcagagagggaagaagagggcAAGGCAGCAGGTGATGTCAGGAATGTGAAGTAAAAGCACATGTGGGAAATGAGTGTTGCCTAAATTCTGAGACTGTGGTTTCATTCAGTGTGAATCTTAAACCATCCATGCCAATCTGCTGTTTCCCCCACAGGAGGTGCAAACTGCAGGTGCTGGATTTAAGGAATACTGGCCAGGACTTCTGGAGCATGTGGTCTGGATCCAATGTCCATGTGCCCTCAAGCTCATCAATGGCACCAGTGGCTAAGGACAGGTCAAGGACAGAGCAGCCCTTGGCTCCCTTGGAGGTGTTTATAGAACTTTGCCTCAATGAAGGGACCATGGATGAATTCTTTATCTACCTCATGCAGTGGGTGGAGAAGAGAAAAGTTTCCATACACCTGTGCTGTAAGAAGCTGAAAATTGTTACAATGTCCATGGAAAATATTATGAAGGTCCTGCGTATGGTGCAACTGGACTGTATCCAGGAGGTGCAAGTGAATTGCACCTGGAATCTGTCCACCCTGGCCGTGTTTGCTCCTCTCCTGGGCCAGATGAGTAACGTGCAGAGACTCCTTCTCTCCCACATCCATGTCTCTGCACTTGAGGAGCAGGAACAGCAGCACTTTGTCCAAATTACCTCTCAGTTCCTCAGGCTGCACCACCTCCGGGATCTCCGTATGgaatctccctccttcctccaagGTCGCCTGGACAAGATGCTCAGGTGAGGATGGCAACACTGACCGAGTAACAGAGAACACAACCCTAGAATGTCACATGCATTGTTTCCTTTGTTGCTCTACCTTGAAGTGTGGCATCACATAACCACACAAATCAAGGTAGAGGGACAAAGTGCGATAGAGGCTCTGGAAAGGGACACCATGCTAAGAAGCTATAGATTGGAGGGTTCAGATGTATCAGAGTGTTTGTGATTTCTTTCTCAGGAAGAGATGTCTTTGTTcaggtgacttaaaaaaaaaaaaacaggtaagagGGCACTGAAGAGGGGAAACAAGCTCAGACCTGAGTATTTCTAGGGAAGCTCTGTGCTCAACTGTTTTGTGACCACAGTGAGCCTGTCTCaaattccccatctgtaaaatgttgCTTGTGCTCCAGATAAGGTAATTAATATACGGGAAATGCATGATTCTGGTGGTAAGGAATGGGGagccaaaagcaaaataaaaagtggTAGGTGGTTTGCAGATGATGCAGGGATGTAACTGAGCCCCTGCAGACTGGAAACCCCA includes these proteins:
- the LOC132477505 gene encoding melanoma antigen preferentially expressed in tumors-like — its product is MSIWNPPRLLDLVGMSLLRDEALAFAALENLPTEFFPPLFMEAVHGRHSETLKAMVQAWPFVRLPLGGLMEMPHVGTLQAVLDGLDILLGQKDCPRRCKLQVLDLRNTGQDFWSMWSGSNVHVPSSSSMAPVAKDRSRTEQPLAPLEVFIELCLNEGTMDEFFIYLMQWVEKRKVSIHLCCKKLKIVTMSMENIMKVLRMVQLDCIQEVQVNCTWNLSTLAVFAPLLGQMSNVQRLLLSHIHVSALEEQEQQHFVQITSQFLRLHHLRDLRMESPSFLQGRLDKMLRCLKTPLENLAITHCLITESDLKHLSQCLNISQLKGLDLSGVTLTDFSPELLQVLLEKVAATLQELDLNLCGIMDCQLEAILPALSHCSQLRTFSICGNLLSMAIMEKLLRHTHGLPSLILELYPAPRESYSSLRILHLGRLAQLQAELVEIMRNLGRPRTIWISSSPCPRWGNEIFCHEKTIIYCCFVPP